One Enterococcus silesiacus genomic window carries:
- a CDS encoding 3-deoxy-7-phosphoheptulonate synthase (catalyzes the formation of 3-deoxy-D-arabino-hept-2-ulosonate 7-phosphate from phosphoenolpyruvate and D-erythrose 4-phosphate) — protein sequence MIVIMKSEATKAQIKSVIERVKKEGLEVHLSEGKEQTIIGLVGDTRKMQDVAFNSYDGVENAVRISLTYKLTSREFHPENTIVDVAGVKIGDGSMTMMAGPCSIESLDQIRECARIAKAGGATVLRGGAFKPRTSPYAFQGLEEEGLKYIRQAADEFDMKVITEVMDEGHIDMIAEYSDILQIGARNMQNFKLLQAVGKTGKPIGLKRGISGTIDEWLNAAEYIAAQGNFNVVFIERGIRTYETATRNTLDLSAVPLIKKLSHFPIIVDPSHGVGIWDLVPPMARAGVASGADGLIVEIHPDPVNAWSDGPQSLNEKTYMRMMEEVHIIEKAMKEINALG from the coding sequence ATGATCGTAATTATGAAATCAGAAGCAACGAAAGCGCAAATCAAATCAGTGATCGAACGAGTGAAAAAAGAAGGACTAGAAGTTCATCTAAGTGAGGGTAAGGAACAAACAATCATTGGCTTGGTTGGTGACACAAGAAAAATGCAGGATGTGGCATTTAATAGTTACGATGGTGTTGAAAATGCAGTCAGAATATCTTTGACATACAAACTAACAAGTCGTGAGTTTCATCCAGAAAACACAATTGTTGATGTCGCTGGTGTGAAAATTGGTGATGGCAGTATGACAATGATGGCAGGACCTTGTTCAATCGAAAGTTTAGATCAGATCCGTGAATGCGCCAGAATCGCGAAAGCAGGCGGGGCAACGGTTTTACGAGGAGGTGCTTTTAAACCAAGAACCTCTCCCTACGCTTTCCAAGGCTTAGAAGAAGAAGGCTTAAAATATATTCGTCAAGCAGCAGATGAATTTGATATGAAGGTCATTACAGAGGTTATGGACGAAGGGCACATCGATATGATTGCTGAGTACAGTGATATTTTACAAATCGGTGCTAGAAATATGCAAAATTTTAAATTGCTACAAGCAGTTGGCAAAACTGGTAAACCAATTGGCTTAAAACGAGGTATTTCTGGTACAATTGATGAGTGGCTAAATGCTGCAGAATATATCGCAGCACAAGGTAATTTCAATGTGGTTTTTATTGAACGTGGTATTCGTACGTATGAAACGGCAACACGTAACACGCTGGATTTAAGTGCTGTTCCATTGATTAAAAAATTAAGTCATTTCCCAATCATCGTTGATCCGAGTCACGGTGTCGGAATTTGGGATCTTGTTCCTCCAATGGCACGAGCAGGTGTTGCCTCTGGCGCGGATGGCTTGATTGTTGAAATTCATCCAGATCCAGTCAACGCTTGGTCTGATGGACCACAATCACTAAATGAAAAAACATACATGCGCATGATGGAAGAAGTTCATATTATAGAAAAAGCAATGAAAGAAATCAACGCATTAGGCTAA